The following proteins come from a genomic window of Lolium rigidum isolate FL_2022 chromosome 5, APGP_CSIRO_Lrig_0.1, whole genome shotgun sequence:
- the LOC124651242 gene encoding uncharacterized protein LOC124651242 encodes MSPHYEVFFIPRVPGDVPADSDTACTTEWPPSQYVMHVFSSRTKCWKQRSFARDGDAPGTIQDVVSCRKSDMDLYYAAYWHGSLYVPCRQTQGGFILRINLSDDKYEAIKLPRGCRQFRLGKSKKGVYCVLYIDGRCKFQVWFLDESCGLIVWVFKTEINLEPAWRRYCWSYGGGRGPWILQTSEEAELLLKSDLTLVQEYNQAVEKDGFEWHSDDENAVGIVTDGSEKCNSYFDTLVLGCLGFHPYKEIVFFHEDDCGTVAYHLNSSKVRYLGRMEHHYSEIEISFPYAPC; translated from the exons ATGTCACCACACTATGAGGTTTTCTTCATTCCTCGTGTTCCTGGTGACGTACCGGCCGACAGTGACACGGCCTGCACCACAGAGTGGCCTCCTTCGCAGTACGTCATGCATGTCTTCTCATCGAGGACAAAGTGCTGGAAGCAGAGGTCATTTGCACGAGATGGGGATGCCCCTGGAACAATCCAAGACGTTGTATCGTGCAGGAAGTCTGATATGGATCTGTACTATGCCGCTTACTGGCATGGGTCACTATATGTTCCCTGTAGACAAACGCAAGGTGGCTTTATTTTGAG AATAAACCTGTCGGATGACAAGTACGAGGCAATTAAGCTGCCACGAGGGTGCAGACAATTTCGTCTTGGAAAATCAAAGAAAGGGGTCTACTGTGTATTGTATATCGACGGCCGATGCAAGTTTCAGGTTTGGTTCCTTGACGAGTCGTGCGGTCTGATAGTCTGGGTGTTCAAGACCGAAATCAACCTCGAGCCAGCATGGAGAAGATACTGTTGGAGTTATGGCGGCGGCCGTGGACCATGGATCTTGCAGACGAGCGAGGAGGCGGAGTTGTTGCTGAAGAGCGACCTCACGCTCGTACAAGAATACAACCAAGCGGTAGAGAAAGATGGTTTCGAATGGCACTCTGACGATGAAAATGCAGTTGGCATTGTTACAGATGGGTCCGAAAAGTGCAATTCTTACTTTGACACTCTTGTTCTTGGGTGTCTTGGATTTCATCCTTACAAAGAAATTGTCTTCTTTCACGAGGACGATTGTGGAACAGTTGCATATCATTTAAACAGCTCCAAGGTTCGATACTTGGGCAGGATGGAGCACCATTATTCCGAGATAGAGATCAGTTTTCCATACGCACCTTGTTGA
- the LOC124656040 gene encoding SKP1-like protein 1 — translation MITLISSDGEKFEIAQEAAAMSQTVNHMIEDNCVDDKGVKLPNVTSGILSKVIEYCNKHVAASGDSASEQDLKTFDVAFIGELDQATLYDIILAANFLEIKGLLDLSCQRVADMIKGKSPEEIRQTFNIKNDFTPEEEAEIRRENQWAFE, via the coding sequence ATGATCACGCTGATCAGCTCCGACGGCGAGAAGTTCGAGATCGCGCAGGAGGCAGCGGCCATGTCCCAGACCGTCAACCACATGATCGAGGACAACTGCGTCGACGACAAGGGCGTCAAGCTCCCCAACGTCACCTCCGGCATACTCTCCAAGGTCATCGAGTACTGTAACAAGCACGTCGCCGCCTCCGGCGATAGCGCCAGCGAGCAGGACCTCAAGACCTTTGACGTCGCCTTCATCGGCGAATTGGATCAGGCCACTCTATACGACATCATCCTCGCCGCCAACTTTCTGGAGATCAAGGGCCTCCTCGACCTCAGCTGCCAGAGGGTGGCTGACATGATCAAGGGCAAGTCACCAGAGGAAATCCGCCAGACGTTCAACATCAAGAATGACTtcacgccggaggaggaggcagagATCCGCAGGGAGAACCAGTGGGCATTTGAGTAG
- the LOC124651854 gene encoding protein SRC2-like, whose product MAYQILNLTLISATDLKKVTFFSRMRVYAVASISGGDPCTPSHGTQVDFHGGRNPTWNAMLQLPIPAGADTRGLALHVLLRSKAPFFGHRDVGEVFVPLNDLLSGSSADGGADPRTMSYQVRRPVSGRAHGVLYFSYKFSDVKADVAAPSVVDQYSAKYPSRDHHMAVSNKTMAAPVTPYPPQAQAPLAYPPSNVPYGAPYLAYPPQPYGGYASPPPYGYNSAPPPATYGYAPPPMAAPARHRGGMGMGLGLGLLGGAVGGMMLGEEIGDFEADAAYDAGFNDGLSF is encoded by the coding sequence ATGGCCTACCAGATTCTCAACCTGACGTTGATCTCGGCGACCGACCTCAAGAAGGTGACATTCTTCTCCCGCATGCGCGTCTACGCCGTCGCCTCCATCTCCGGCGGCGACCCTTGCACGCCCAGCCACGGCACCCAAGTCGACTTCCACGGCGGACGGAACCCCACGTGGAACGCCATGCTCCAGCTCCCGATCCCTGCCGGCGCGGATACCCGCGGCCTCGCCCTGCACGTGCTGCTACGCTCCAAGGCCCCCTTCTTCGGCCACCGCGATGTCGGCGAGGTGTTCGTCCCTCTCAACGATCTTCTCTCCGGCTCCAGCGCGGATGGCGGTGCCGACCCCAGGACGATGAGTTACCAGGTGCGGCGCCCCGTGTCTGGTCGCGCCCACGGCGTCCTCTACTTCAGCTACAAGTTCTCCGACGTCAAAGCCGACGTAGCCGCTCCATCCGTTGTCGACCAATATAGTGCCAAGTATCCTTCTCGTGACCATCATATGGCAGTGTCCAACAAGACCATGGCGGCGCCCGTCACCCCGTACCCGCCACAAGCGCAGGCTCCGTTGGCATACCCACCGAGTAACGTACCTTACGGCGCGCCATATCTGGCGTATCCACCACAGCCATATGGTGGGTACGCGTCTCCGCCACCGTACGGGTACAATTCTGCTCCACCGCCGGCGACGTACGGCTACGCGCCACCGCCTATGGCTGCGCCAGCAAGGCATCGGGGAGGGATGGGCATGGGTCTAGGCCTCGGGCTCCTCGGCGGCGCCGTTGGAGGGATGATGCTCGGTGAAGAGATCGGTGACTTTGAGGCCGATGCTGCCTACGACGCTGGTTTCAATGATGGGTTGAGTTTTTAG